A window of Bradyrhizobium sp. AZCC 1719 genomic DNA:
AATTACTCTTGCCGAACGGATGCCGGGCATCCTGTGCTCCCCTCGAGGTCTTCCACCGGACCGCAGGCGCCACTCCCATGACGACGGTCCGGCATTAACTATGCGAGCGCCGTGCCACACCGCATTTCCGATGCAATGCATTGATATTGCTGGGTCTTCGTCGGAGGCGCGAGGTCGCGGCGGCTTCACCACGATGGGCGAAACTGCCGCATGTCGGCAGATTTTGCCGGGCCGTTTACGCGTCATTAACCATAAGAAGGCGAAGGTCGCTCTATTCTCAGGGCGAGATCACCACGATGCGCATCTACGGACCGAACGGCACCACGCTTGGATCGCCCGCAAGTCATACGCGGCGAACCAGTTCGACCGGCTTCTCGCTGCCGGAGACGCCGACCACGCCCGAGGAGCCGCGCGCGGCTGTGGCGCCCAAAGCCGCCGGCAACATCGACGCGCTGCTCGCCCTGCAAGGTGTCGAGGATCCGACGGAGCGCCGCAAGCGTTCGGTAGCACGGGGCAGGGGCGCGCTCGACGTGCTCGACGAGCTCAAGATCGGCTTGCTCTCCGGCAATCTCGATGCTTCTACGGTGAACCGGCTGCGCGATGCCGCTGCCAATCTGAAGTCGTCCTCCGGCGATCCCGGCCTCGATGCGGTGCTGGCCGAGATCGAGCTGCGCGTTGAAGTCGAACTGGCGAAGGCCGGGCGGTTCTAGCTCCTGATGTCATTTCCGGGCTGGCCGGGCAACCCATTATTCCAGAGACGTTCGTGCTCGACCGAAAGGCCGCGACGTATTGGATGCCCCGCTTGAAGCGAGGCATGACGGCGGTGGATTGATTCACGCCGCCATATCCTTGCGCGCCGCGTCGTAACGGCGCTGCGCGTTCAGCACCTCCTTCAGGTTCTTCTCCGCCCAGTCCCGCAACGGATCGACCGCGTCGGCGAGCGTCGCGCCGAGCGGTGTGATCGAATACTCCACCGTGACCGGCACGGTCGCGATCGCGCGGCGTTTGATTAATCCGTCGCGTTCGAGCGATTTGAGAACCTGGCTCAGCATCTTCTGCGAGATGCCTTCAATGGTGCGGCGTAACGCATTGAAACGCATCGGCTCGTGCCTGATGAGAAGCAGGATGAGTACGGCCCATTTGTCACCGACGCGATCGAGAATCTGCCGCGTCGGGCATTGAGCCGAATAGGCGTTCGGGGTTTTGGCGCTGGCTTTCACGGCGGTTACTCCGGCGTAATCAGGTGACCCAAAAGTGCTCTCTTAACACTTACATTCATTTCGCTATCTAGTCACCATTGGATACCATATCCATCAACTCGCAGGGAGACCTCCATGAAAATCGCCGTCATCGGGGCGTCCGGCAATGCCGGTTCGCGCATCACAGCCGAACTCGCCCGCCGCGGCCACACTGTGACCGCCATCGCTCGCCATCCCGAAAAGATCGCCGCCCAGGCCAACGTGACGCCCACCGCGGGCGATGCCATGGACCAAGCGGAACTGGCCCGGCTGCTCGCCGGTCATGATGCCGCGATCAGCTCGATCCACTTTCTCGCCAGCGACCCGGCCAAGCTGATCGGCGCTGCCAAGGATTCGAAGGTCGGCCGTTACCTCGTGGTCGGGGGCGCCGGCAGTCTTGAAGTGGCCCCGGGCGTTCGGCTGGTCACCACCCCGGGTTTTCCCGTGGCATACAAGGCGGAAGCCGAGAAGGGCGCCGCCTTCCTCGATCTGCTCCGAGCCGAGAAGGAACTCAACTGGACCTTCCTGTCGCCCTCCGCCCTATTCACCGCCGGCGAGCGAACTGGCAAGTTCCGTCTCGGGACCGACCAGCTTTTGACCGCTGCCGACGGCAAAAGTTCGATTTCCTTCGAGGATTTCGCAGTTGCACTCGCCGACGAGATCGAGCGTCCCGCCCATATCCGCCAGCGCTTCACGGTCGGCTACTAGGCGCTAGGTGGTCCCGATAACTTTGCCTGTGCAAGGCCTTGGGGGAGGTACCCCCAAGGAGACGGCCTATATTGTCTGTCACAACCCGCCGCTATATAAGGCCCGCGCGGACGGACAATTTTCCGCCCCGCCTTGCACGTGAAGATGGGCTGGCCTTGGAAAAGTTGAAGAATTATCGACCCTCCGAAAAAGAGCCTTTCATGAACGACCGCCAGCGCGAGTATTTTCGCGCCAAGCTGCTGGCGTGGAAGGACGAGATCCTGAGGGAATCGAAGATCACTCTGCAGACCCTTCAGGAAGAGAACGTCAATCATCCGGATCTCGCTGATCGCGCCTCTTCCGAAACCGATCGCGCCATCGAACTGCGCGCCCGCGACCGCCAGCGCAAATTGATCTCCAAGATCGACGCGGCGCTGCAACGCATCGAGGACAACACCTACGGCTATTGCGAGGAGACCGGTGAACCGATCTCGCTCAAGCGGCTGGAGGCTCGCCCCATTGCAACGCTGTCGGTGGAAGCGCAGGAACGTCACGAGAAGCGCGAGAAGGTTTATCGGGACGAGTAGGACAGGGCCTGGCGGCTGACCGCGACGGGCGGTCAGCGCTGCAGGCTGCAACCATGAAAGCCGCCGCTGATGGACAAGATTCTCGCGGCCGCACAGAACATCGCTACCGCCCGCCGCAATCGCGCGCCGCTGGCCGCGCTGCCGCCTGAGCTAGCGCCTGCCGATGAAGCCGAAGGCTATCAGATCCAACGCGCCGTCCACGATCTGCTGCTGCCGCAGACCGGCGCGCTGGTCGGCTACAAGATCGGCTGCACCAGTCCGGTGATGCAGGAATATCTCGACATTCCCCATCCTTGCGGCGGTGGCGTGTTCGCCAAGGGCGTGCATGACTCCGGCGCCAAGCTGCGCTTCGGCGATTACGTCCGCGTCGGCGTCGAATGCGAGATCGCGGTGCGGCTGGCACGTAGCCTCGCGCCGTCAGAAGCCCCGTTCACCGCGGAGTGGGTGATGGAGGCAATCGAGGCGTATCACCCAGCAATCGAGATCGTCGACGACCGGTACGTCAAATGGGAGACGATGGGCGCGCCGACGCTGGTCGCGGACGATTTCTTCGCCGCCGGCTGCGTGCTCGGCAAAGCGGTGGCGCGCACCAAGGCGCCGGACCTGCTCAAGGCCAAGGGCCGTGCCGTTGTCAACGGCAAGGAGGCCGGCCGCGGCACCGGCGCCGACGTGCTCGGCGACCCCCACAACGCGCTGGCCTGGCTTGCCAACCATCTCGCCGAAGAGGGCGTGGGGCTGCATGCCGGGCAGATCGTTCTCACCGGCAGCCTCGTGAAAACCGTGTGGCTCGACCAGGGCGACGCCGTCAAAATGGAGCTCGACGGTTTGGGCATAGCGGAAGCCAAATTCACATGAAATGACAGCAATGGCTGAGAGCGTTCCGTCGGTTCTCGAATCCGAAGCGAGAGGCGAAATCGCAGACATCTATGCCGACATCCGCAAGGTGCTCGGCACCAGCGTGGTCAACCTGATCTGGCGCAACCTCGCGACCATGCCGGGTGCGCTGGAATGGACGTGGGCGACCGTGCGACCGCTCTATCTCGGTGACGCGCCATTGCACGCCGAAGCCGTCAGGCGAACGATCGCGCTGCCGGATTGGCCTGGCTTCTCCATCGACACCTTGCTTGCCGCCGGTGTGGACGAGGCCGAACGCGCACTGATTCGTGACGTGCTCGACAGCTATCAATATACCAATGCGCTCGCGCTCGTCGTGCTCTCGGCGTTGCTGGCGCATTACGAGCCGCCCCCGGCCGATGCTGTGACGGCCGTCGATATGGCGCCAACGGCGCCCGGCACAAAAATTCCGGAGCTGCCGCCGATGGAGGCGCTGGACCCCGAGGTGGCGGCGCTGGTCGCCGAATTGAATTCCTTTGGAGAGGACACCGAACCGCAACTGATTGCGAGTATGTACCGGCACCTGGCGTACTGGCCGTCCTATCTGGCGCTGGTGCGAACAATGCTGGCGCCACTGCAGTGGGAAGGGCGGCTGAACGCGCTGACGCTTTCGACTCGCGCGCTCGGGCGCGCGCATGGTGCGACTCTCGCAAAGCAACTGAAGCCGGCGCCGCCGCCGGATACGCTCAAACCCGCACTCGTCTCCTGCCGCCTGTTCGTCGAACATCCGATCGCGCGGATGACAGGGCTCTGCGCCCTGATCCGGCGCGCGACGCCGGAGTGAGGCATCAGCCGTCGGAGCACTTCAACTCGGACTTATCCCAGAATGATTTGATTGCATTGAAGGGGACGGTGACCCGTTCCCGAGCCCCCCGCAATCGCAGCAGGACATCGAAGCGGTCATCCTTTACGTTCAACTGCTCGAAGTCACTCTGCAGGATGATGGTCATATCGTCGGGATATTTCGTCTTGAGGCCGATCGATAGTTTCACGCCGTCGGCGCCAGTGCGAAACGTGAGATTGACAGGCCGCTGCTCCGAGGCGAGGCGGAGCGTCTCGGCAATCTTGGAGCGCGCCGTCGGCTTGCTGCACGGCTCGGCGAATGCAGGCGAGGCCGGAATCAGGATCACGAGGAAGAGAAGCAGCATGGCCCCACAAGAAATGGTCACACCCCGCACTTGCGGGGTAGCCACTACGCCGCGACCTGTCGTTTCCATCACTGCGGTCTCTGGAATACTCGAGCGCCTGCTTCTCGGGCGAATGACAAATGGGTGTATGCTCGCGTCCCCGCGGCTTGCCGGGTCATGCTAACGGGTTCCCTCAAAAAAGAAAGAGGGCGCGGGAGCGCCAGATGCCCGCAGCACCCGCCGTCCGTGTGTATTGGTAGTAAGGATACGGTAATCATCGCAGTTGTGCCTATCACCGGCGGTGCGCTGCGCAATGAGCCTAACGGCTTATATCGGGTTTTCCTCGGCCGTCTCCCCGGCCATGAATCCATCTTGCCATCGTCGTCGGCGAATTAATGGTTAATTGAAAACCTTGCCGGGCTCGAAGAACCGTCACCGCTCGTCCGCGCGGTTGCTCGCTCAGTTGATGCCGCCCTGCGACAAACTTGCGCACCCGAGGTGCCGCTACCGGCGGAGTCGCCATGAAGAACGGCGCAACGGGCAACACGACCAGCAATTCCAGGTCTTCATCCAGGACGCCAGCACGCAGGGCGCGGGGACTGCAGGCGCCGTGGACAAGAAGGGCGATGCTACTTTCTCCCGCAGGAACCATGAAGAAGTAACGTTCGGGCGGGGAACGATTCTTGGTCGGGAAAATTATGCAATCGTGTTTTTGAACACGCGGCTACCCTTCAGGCTCTGGCGCGATCTTGCCCCCGAGAGGCGCCGGGGCCTGCTTTTTGGCTGACCAGTGGCCGATTCCACGCCGGGCGCTGTTTGATCGAACTGTTTGGCAAGCCGTATCGCTGTCACAGGCTGATGACGTATGCACTCATCGCCAGCAAAACGGCGACGCTGACAGCGATAATGATCAAGAAGAATTTTCCCATTGCTCCGCCTTTCGCAGATCACAACGCAAGGCAGCAGGAATAGTTCTCTGCTGACAGGCGAACGCAGGCCCTGCGTTCGCGCCTGCCAGGCAAAGAAAAGCCCGCCACTGCGGCGGACCCCAAGGAGCTACCACGATCAGATCGCGATGCCGTAGTAGTCGTTGATGGCGCGGGTCCGGGTCGGATCGCTCCAGTTCCAGGCGTTGTCGTTGCCGTAATGCGGTGCGCTCTTGAGCTGCGCTTCCGTCACGCCGGTGACGTAGCCACCGAGCGAGGTATCGTATTTCAGCGATTGCCAGGGTAGCGGATAGTGGTCGTCGCCGATGCCGAGAAAGCCGCCGAAGGAGAGCACGGCGTAGGACACCCTACCGCTCTTCTTGTCGATCATGACGCGCTCAATCGAGCCGATCTTGTTGCGATCGGCGCCATAGACGGCAGTTCCCTCAACCTTGTCGCTGCCGATCAGGTTGCCGGTTTCGTTTGCGTCTAGTGCCATGGGATTCTCCTCCTGCTAGATGGATGAACGAAAACAAGGGGCGGGGGGAGACGTTCCGGAGTGTGGCAGCTACCCATCGACGCATCGATGTGGATGTGGCGCGTCCAGCCGCATGTCGGTTTGCCCACGATACCGACAACAGTTGGTCTGGTAGACATGTCCGCTAAAAGCCACTGACATCCGAGGCTTGGCCGGCACACCAGCGGAGGGCCGTTCCTAAAGCCGATGCTAAGCCTCGATGAGCCCTCCGCCTGGTTGTTCCCGGGAATGCAACATGCGGGCTTGATGGCTCTCGGACGGGCGCAGCAACATTCGCCGAGGCCAGCGCTGCGCTTGTGCGGGTGGCGAAAAACCTGAATAATTTCTGTCGCTCCGACGCACGGATCGGAGGATTGCGGTTGCATGCTTGCAGCCGCTTGTTGGAGCTATCCACATGTCGACGCTCACCGCGCACGGCGCGTGCTTATTGTGGAAGCCGGAACTGATCTGGCTGAATGTCATTTCCGACGCGATGCTCGCCGGCGCCTTCTTTGCCACGGCGTTCGTCCTCGCGTTCTTCGCGTGGCGGCGCTACCGCGAGCTTATGTTCCGGGGCGTATTCTTGACATTCGCGATCTTCGTCGCGGTCTGCGGAGTTACCCGCCTGCTGTCGATCTACACCATGTGGGTGCCGGCTTATGAAATCGAGGCCCTGACCAAAGCTTTCCTGGCGCTGATCTCGGTCGTGATCGCGGCAGCACTGCTACTGCTGCTGCCGCGGATCCTGGTGCTGCCCACGCGCATCCAGCTTGCGGGTGCCTATGCGGCACTTGAGGAGGAGGTCAAGCAACGCCGCGAAGCTGAGGCCATGGTCAGGCGTTTTGAGGAGAAAGAGGCCACCGAATCCAAGGTCCGGCAAGCGCAGAGGATGGAAGCCATCGGCCAGCTCACCGGTGGCGTCGCGCACGACTTCAACAACATTCTGACTGTGATCACCGGGACCATCGAAATCCTCAGCGATGCGGTCAAGGATCGTCCACATCTCACTCAGATCACCAATCTGATTAGCGGAGCCGCAGCAAGGGGAGCTGAGCTGACGAAGCATCTGTTGGCCTTCTCCCGTCGACAGCCGCTGCAGCCGCGCAATACCGATGTCAACGCGTTGGTAATCGATGCAGCGAGTCTGCTACGACCGACCCTCGGCGAACACATCGAAATTGAATCGATGCTGGCGCACGATTCCGCGCCGGCTCTGATTGATCCCAGTCAGCTCTCGACCGCGATCCTGAACCTCGCCCTAAATGCGCGCGACGCCATGCCTAACGGCGGCAAGCTGACGTTAGAAACCAAGAATGTGGTGCTCGATGAGAACTACGCTCGCCTGAACAGCGAGGTTAGACCGGGCAACTACGTCATGATTGCAGTAAGTGACACGGGGGACGGAATTCCCAGCAGCCTGCTCGAAAAGGTGTTTGAACCATTCTTTACCACCAAGGAGGCCGGGAAGGGATCGGGGCTCGGCCTCAGCATGGTCTATGGCTTCGTTAAACAGTCGAATGGACACATCAAGATCTACAGCGAAGAGGGCCACGGCACGACCGTGAAGCTATACCTGCCGCAGGCCACGGGTGGTGGCCCGGAGGCACCCGCCGGCGAGACTGGCGGGTATGCGGGCGAACACGGCGATGAGTCTATCCTGATTGTCGAGGACGACCCGCTGGTTCGGGAATACGTCGTGGCGCAGATCACCCGTTTCGGGTTCCACACGCTCGCCGCCGGCAATGCTGCCGAGGCGCTGGCAATCATCGATGGACCCGAACGCATTGACCTGCTGTTCACTGACGTAATGCTCCCCGGGGGAATGAATGGCCGCCAGCTCGCGACCGAGGGGGTCAAAAGGCGCCCAGGGCTCAAAGTGCTTTATACCTCTGGCTATGCGGAGAATGCCCTCGTACATCACGGCCGTCTCGATGCTGGCGTGCTGCTGCTGCCGAAGCCTTACCTCAGCGCCGATCTCGCGCGGATGCTTCTAACCGCGCTGGCATCGTGAGTTCTGCTGGACGAGCAGGCGTTTCCTTGACTTCGACGTACGCGCGGTCTCCGCCCAAGGAACTCACGGAGACCGCGTTGATCATCGTCTCGTGCCTGAGTTCGCTAGGGGACGACGGACCGCTCCGCTCATCCACACCCAAGCCTAACGCTGAAACCATCAGGCCAGTTCTTAAATCGATCGCCGTTGCCGGCCGGCGAAGAGGCCGTAGACGAAGAGCACAATGATGGCGCCGACCACCGCACCGATCAGGCCCGCGCCTTCTCCGGGCCGATACCATCCGAGCGCCTGGCCGAGATAGGTCGACACGAAAGCGCCGACGATGCCCAGTATGGTGGTTAGAATGAAGCCCGAGGGCTCATTGTCTCCCGGCATAATGAATTTCGCAATCACGCCGGCAATGAAACCAATGATGATCGTCCAAATTATGCCCATCTCGATGCTCCCTGTTGTTTGCCCCAACGTCACGTCCATTGACTCATGCTGTGGGCAAACGGCCGTCCGGCGTGTACCTGTCGACGGCTGCCGGAAGCTCGCGAGACAATCTCGCCAGAATCTCTTCCTGCGAAAGTCCGGTCTGCTGTTCGAGTTGTGCCAGAACGTCGGACCCGATCGCTTGCTTCAATTCCGGAGGCGAGACATCCTTGTTCGGGCCTTGGTTGATCCAGGATTCGGCCTTGTCACCCTGGCCGTTTTGCTTGAAACTTTCGAGCAACTCGCCGATCCCGCCGTTGAGCAGGCCGCCAACCCCGGCGCCGCCCAACATTCCGCTCAAATTACCCAGCAAGCCGCCCGGCGGCTGCTGTCCCCCGCCTGTGTTCGGCTGGCCCCCAACGCCCTTGAGAAGTTCTGCCAGTTTGTCGCGGTTCTGATATCCCGCAATGGCGAGCAGCCCGAGCAGAGCAGTCATCGATGGCATTCCGCGGCCCATGATTAGCCTCCGTGCAGATCGTTGCTGTCAGGAACGCCGGCGGGTAGGTTCGGTTCCAACTCGGGAAGACGACAAGGGGCAGGCGGCTTGGCTGGAGCAAGCTCCAAGATGATACGGCTCCTTGGATCACAAAACGACCACGGCCTCCGCCAGGGGAGCTGACGGAGGCCGCGTTGATACACTTCATCGCGCCTAGGTTCGCGATGGAGTGTGGGAGCTCGGGAGAAACTAGAACGGCAGCAGCACGTCCATCACCTGTTGCCCGTAACGGGGTTGCTGCACGTCGGTGATCTGGCCGCGGCCGCCATAGGCGATGCGGGCCTGCGCGATCTTGGTGGAATCGATGGTGTTGTCGCTCTGGATGTCTTCGGGGCGGACGATGCCGGCGACGATCAGTTCGCGGATTTCGAAGTTGACGCGAATCTCCTGCTTGCCTTCGACCACGAGATTGCCGTTCGGCAGCACCTGCGTGACCACGGCTGCGACGTTGGTCTGCAACGCTTCCTGGCGGTTGACCGAGCCCTTGCCGTCGCTCGACGACGTCGAGTCCGTGGTCAGGATCTTGCCGGGCAGGATCTTGTTTGCCTGCGTGATCGTGCTTGACCCAATGAAATCGGTGATCCCCGAGTCTTCCTTGGCGGAGCGGCTGCGTTGGGTCTCGTTGGACAGGTTGGCCTTGTCGGTGATGTTGACGGTCACCGTCAGGAGGTCGCCGATACGCGCCGCGCGCTGATCCTTGAAGAAGGCGCGAGAGCCGTTCCGCCACAGCGAGTTGGCGTTATAGGAGGCCTGCTCCGGCTTCGGCATCGGCATCTGCACCGGCTTGTAGCCGGGCTGCGTAGTCGGGTTTTCGATCTCCGTCAGCTTCGGCTTTTCGCCGATCTGCGACAGACGGTCGATCGAGGAGCAACCGCTCGCCAAGGCGGCCAGCGACAGCATGGCGCCGGAGAGAGCGAGGCGGTTGAGACGGGTGACTGACATTTACATTACTCGGCTTTTGGAGCGACTGGCGAACTGACGGTAGCTACGGCGACGGGTGCGGGTGCTTTGCCGAGCGAGGAGGTGGCATCGCTGGTCTGTGGCAGGCGAGACGCCGGCGGTGAGATCGAGACCTGCCCACGGCCAGTCACGGTGCCGGACACCGTGCGCTTCGACTGCAGGTTCATGACAGTGACGACGTCGCCTTCGGTGCCGCTGTCCAGCGCCTTGCCGCGCATGGTGAGGTAGATTCCGGGCGTCTCGTAGATCAATATGACGTTCTGGTCGCGCTGTACCAGATCGGGCTTGGCGAGATCTGTGGTCCTGATGGCCTGGCCGGCGCGGAGCTGGCGGCGGGCCTGCATGCCCACCGTGCGATCGCGCGCAGCGGCATCAGGGCCGACTTCCGTCTTGGGGCGGCGCTCGATCATCACGTCGGACGATTTCAAGACCTCATTGCGCTCGACGTTGCGCGCCAGCACCGCGGCCTCGACGGTCTCGATCGCCGTGCCGGCAAAACGCAGCTTGGCAGCAGCGGCGCCGTTCTCGTTGGCGATCTCAAAGGTGACGTCGAAGCGGCCGTTGCGGTTGTCGTAGCGCACGATGGCCGCCTGCAGGCTGCCGCTGAAGCCGGCATCCAGCCTGACGTCGCCGGGATCGCGATCGAAGGTCAGCGACAGATTGGCGGCGTCGCCGAGACCATTGCGGCGCTCCAGCGCGCGCGCAACCTGCAGCTCGATGTCCCTGCCTTCGAGCGTGCGGGCCAGACGCGTTACCGAAATTTCCCTGAGGTCGCGGGTGTCGACGCCGATCACATGATGGGCACGAAGGGTGTTGAGCACCTGCGCTACCGGCAGCGAGCCGGTGGTGCCGAGATCCGGGGCGCGATAGATCGCGATCTGCGCGGCGCTGCCGGCATTGTCGATCACGTCGCCGATCCGTACGAGATCGCCCGACACCTGCACGTTGGCACGCAGCATGGGCGTGGCGATCACGTTGCGGTTCGCGAAGCTTTCCTGGGTCTGCGCGACAGCCGCCGTACTCGATGCGGCGATCAGGGCGGCGGCCAGGAGGAGGGCGCGGGCGATCATGACCAGTCCTTTAGCGGAACATGTTGGAGGTGGATTGCAGCATCTGGTCGGCCGCGCTGACGACCTTGGCGTTCATCTCATAGGCGCGCTGGGCGGCGATCAGGTCGGAGATTTCGGTCACCACCTCGACATTGGCTTGTTCGAGGTTGCCCTGCTGCATGTCGCCAAAGCCGTCGGTGTTGGCGATGCCGTCCTGCGGCGTGCCGGAGGCCGGGGTGTCGGTGAACAGATTGTCGCCGATCGGATTGAGGCCGGCCTTGTTGATGAAGCGGGTCAGGCCGATCTGGCCGACCAGCGTCGGCGTGGTCGAGCCCGGCAGCATCACCGTGAGCTGGCCCTGCGCGTTGATGGTGATCTGCGAGGAATTCTGCGGGATCGTGATCGTCGGCTGCACCGGGTTGCCCTGGGCGGTGACGACGCGGCCTTGCGCGTCCATCATGAACGAGCCATCGCGGGTATAGGCATAGGTGCCGTCGGGCACCTGGATCTTGAAGAAACCTTCGCCGCGGATCGCGACGTCGAGGTCGTTGCCGGTCGGCGACAATGTGCCCTGGCCCATCAGCCGCGGCGTGCCGACAGTCTTGACGCCGCCACCGATATCGACGCCGACCGGCAGGATGGTGCCCTGGTCGGAAGCCTGCGCGCCGACGCGGCGCACATGGTCATAAATCAGGTCCTGGAACGCCGCGCGCTGCTTCTTGTAGCCGGTGGTGCGCATATTGGCGATGTTGTTGGAGATCACCTGAACGTTGAGTTCCTGTGCCGCCATGCCGGTCGCTGCTGTGTAAAGTGCGCGCATCGATCTATGCCTTAAGCGTTATGCCGGAACGTCGGCGAGTTTCTCGACTGCGGTTCGGTGCAGGTCGTGCTGCTGCTGCAGCATTGCCGAGATCTGCGTGTAGGTGCGCGTGATCTCGATCATGCGGCTCATTTCGTGGACCGAATTGACGTTCGACTTTTCGATGAAGCCCTGGCGCACCCGCGAAGTGGTGTCGGGCTGGGCGGCGACGCCCTGGCCCGCCGAGTAGAGGTTGCCGCCTTCCTTGACGAGCTTCTGCGGGTCGGCAAAAGAGACCAGCCGCAGCTTGCCGCGAATGGAGTCGGTGCTGCCGGTGCCCTCGAGAACCGTGATATTGCCGTCGGCTGCGATGTTGATCGCCTTGTCGGTCGGCTGGAACACGATCGGACCGGAGGTCCCCAGCACCGGATCGCCGCTCGCGGTTACGAGCTGGCCCTGGTTGTTGATCTGCAGGCCGCCGTCGCGGGTATAGCGCTCGCCGGCGGCCGTCTGCACGACCAGAAAGGCGTTGCCGTCGATTGCGACGTCGAGCGGGTTCTTGGTCTGCTCGGAGGGGCCGGCCGAGAAATCGTGGAAGGTGGC
This region includes:
- a CDS encoding flagellar assembly protein FliX — encoded protein: MRIYGPNGTTLGSPASHTRRTSSTGFSLPETPTTPEEPRAAVAPKAAGNIDALLALQGVEDPTERRKRSVARGRGALDVLDELKIGLLSGNLDASTVNRLRDAAANLKSSSGDPGLDAVLAEIELRVEVELAKAGRF
- a CDS encoding winged helix-turn-helix transcriptional regulator; this translates as MKASAKTPNAYSAQCPTRQILDRVGDKWAVLILLLIRHEPMRFNALRRTIEGISQKMLSQVLKSLERDGLIKRRAIATVPVTVEYSITPLGATLADAVDPLRDWAEKNLKEVLNAQRRYDAARKDMAA
- a CDS encoding NAD(P)-dependent oxidoreductase, translating into MKIAVIGASGNAGSRITAELARRGHTVTAIARHPEKIAAQANVTPTAGDAMDQAELARLLAGHDAAISSIHFLASDPAKLIGAAKDSKVGRYLVVGGAGSLEVAPGVRLVTTPGFPVAYKAEAEKGAAFLDLLRAEKELNWTFLSPSALFTAGERTGKFRLGTDQLLTAADGKSSISFEDFAVALADEIERPAHIRQRFTVGY
- the dksA gene encoding RNA polymerase-binding protein DksA; its protein translation is MNDRQREYFRAKLLAWKDEILRESKITLQTLQEENVNHPDLADRASSETDRAIELRARDRQRKLISKIDAALQRIEDNTYGYCEETGEPISLKRLEARPIATLSVEAQERHEKREKVYRDE
- a CDS encoding 2-keto-4-pentenoate hydratase — encoded protein: MDKILAAAQNIATARRNRAPLAALPPELAPADEAEGYQIQRAVHDLLLPQTGALVGYKIGCTSPVMQEYLDIPHPCGGGVFAKGVHDSGAKLRFGDYVRVGVECEIAVRLARSLAPSEAPFTAEWVMEAIEAYHPAIEIVDDRYVKWETMGAPTLVADDFFAAGCVLGKAVARTKAPDLLKAKGRAVVNGKEAGRGTGADVLGDPHNALAWLANHLAEEGVGLHAGQIVLTGSLVKTVWLDQGDAVKMELDGLGIAEAKFT
- a CDS encoding ClpXP protease specificity-enhancing factor SspB: MLLLFLVILIPASPAFAEPCSKPTARSKIAETLRLASEQRPVNLTFRTGADGVKLSIGLKTKYPDDMTIILQSDFEQLNVKDDRFDVLLRLRGARERVTVPFNAIKSFWDKSELKCSDG
- a CDS encoding PRC-barrel domain-containing protein yields the protein MALDANETGNLIGSDKVEGTAVYGADRNKIGSIERVMIDKKSGRVSYAVLSFGGFLGIGDDHYPLPWQSLKYDTSLGGYVTGVTEAQLKSAPHYGNDNAWNWSDPTRTRAINDYYGIAI
- a CDS encoding ATP-binding protein, which codes for MSTLTAHGACLLWKPELIWLNVISDAMLAGAFFATAFVLAFFAWRRYRELMFRGVFLTFAIFVAVCGVTRLLSIYTMWVPAYEIEALTKAFLALISVVIAAALLLLLPRILVLPTRIQLAGAYAALEEEVKQRREAEAMVRRFEEKEATESKVRQAQRMEAIGQLTGGVAHDFNNILTVITGTIEILSDAVKDRPHLTQITNLISGAAARGAELTKHLLAFSRRQPLQPRNTDVNALVIDAASLLRPTLGEHIEIESMLAHDSAPALIDPSQLSTAILNLALNARDAMPNGGKLTLETKNVVLDENYARLNSEVRPGNYVMIAVSDTGDGIPSSLLEKVFEPFFTTKEAGKGSGLGLSMVYGFVKQSNGHIKIYSEEGHGTTVKLYLPQATGGGPEAPAGETGGYAGEHGDESILIVEDDPLVREYVVAQITRFGFHTLAAGNAAEALAIIDGPERIDLLFTDVMLPGGMNGRQLATEGVKRRPGLKVLYTSGYAENALVHHGRLDAGVLLLPKPYLSADLARMLLTALAS
- a CDS encoding GlsB/YeaQ/YmgE family stress response membrane protein, whose amino-acid sequence is MGIIWTIIIGFIAGVIAKFIMPGDNEPSGFILTTILGIVGAFVSTYLGQALGWYRPGEGAGLIGAVVGAIIVLFVYGLFAGRQRRSI
- a CDS encoding YidB family protein, with protein sequence MGRGMPSMTALLGLLAIAGYQNRDKLAELLKGVGGQPNTGGGQQPPGGLLGNLSGMLGGAGVGGLLNGGIGELLESFKQNGQGDKAESWINQGPNKDVSPPELKQAIGSDVLAQLEQQTGLSQEEILARLSRELPAAVDRYTPDGRLPTA
- the flgH gene encoding flagellar basal body L-ring protein FlgH, with amino-acid sequence MSVTRLNRLALSGAMLSLAALASGCSSIDRLSQIGEKPKLTEIENPTTQPGYKPVQMPMPKPEQASYNANSLWRNGSRAFFKDQRAARIGDLLTVTVNITDKANLSNETQRSRSAKEDSGITDFIGSSTITQANKILPGKILTTDSTSSSDGKGSVNRQEALQTNVAAVVTQVLPNGNLVVEGKQEIRVNFEIRELIVAGIVRPEDIQSDNTIDSTKIAQARIAYGGRGQITDVQQPRYGQQVMDVLLPF
- the flgA gene encoding flagellar basal body P-ring formation chaperone FlgA, which gives rise to MIARALLLAAALIAASSTAAVAQTQESFANRNVIATPMLRANVQVSGDLVRIGDVIDNAGSAAQIAIYRAPDLGTTGSLPVAQVLNTLRAHHVIGVDTRDLREISVTRLARTLEGRDIELQVARALERRNGLGDAANLSLTFDRDPGDVRLDAGFSGSLQAAIVRYDNRNGRFDVTFEIANENGAAAAKLRFAGTAIETVEAAVLARNVERNEVLKSSDVMIERRPKTEVGPDAAARDRTVGMQARRQLRAGQAIRTTDLAKPDLVQRDQNVILIYETPGIYLTMRGKALDSGTEGDVVTVMNLQSKRTVSGTVTGRGQVSISPPASRLPQTSDATSSLGKAPAPVAVATVSSPVAPKAE
- the flgG gene encoding flagellar basal-body rod protein FlgG, whose protein sequence is MRALYTAATGMAAQELNVQVISNNIANMRTTGYKKQRAAFQDLIYDHVRRVGAQASDQGTILPVGVDIGGGVKTVGTPRLMGQGTLSPTGNDLDVAIRGEGFFKIQVPDGTYAYTRDGSFMMDAQGRVVTAQGNPVQPTITIPQNSSQITINAQGQLTVMLPGSTTPTLVGQIGLTRFINKAGLNPIGDNLFTDTPASGTPQDGIANTDGFGDMQQGNLEQANVEVVTEISDLIAAQRAYEMNAKVVSAADQMLQSTSNMFR